One Deltaproteobacteria bacterium genomic window, GCGCTCAATATCAAACCCGGTAAGTTTCATGGCGATTGGAACTATACGCTTCTTCCTCGCTCTTAATCGGTAACTTAATTCTTGCCCATGCCTTAGTGCAGAATAAGAGGGCTTTCCGGCTAAAATCACCCTTCTGGATATTGTTCGAGGATCAGCTCTTCTACAATCGTGCCATTATGATACACAACGACAGTATTCTTTGTTCGCTGTGCTTGTTCTCGTGCACGTTTGGCAGCACGTCGGAGGGCAATAAGTGCGTTGGTGAGATCTGGGTCTCGTTTCTGCTGAGATGGGTGCTCAGTATTCATGTATTTGCCCTCTCTTCTAATAGTACCGGTTCAGGACCAGAATTGTCGAATACAGACCACTTGCTGACCAATGGTTTGTATACGTTGTCGAAATTTTTTAAGCCAGCATGAAAACGGCGACGGACAACATCGGCGGCGACATTATGACCACCTCCACGAACTCTTTGTCGAACCCGCGCGATCGCCATTTCCGGATTCGGTAACTGGAGAAAGAACAACTTCACAATGTATCCTAATTGTCGCCATTGTGGGATAAGTCGTGCATATCCTCGTCCGCTCAGTGTCGTCTCAAAGGCGAAACTGGTCCCGCGTCGCACGTACTCATGAATCTGTTGCATCATTATCCGCCCCGCACGCACAGCCGCGACCTCCGGTTGAAACGGACTCAAGCCCGCAGCAATCAAGTCGGCATTAACGAAGACCGGACAGTTCGCCTCATTCGGTAAAAACTCGCGCGCAAAAGTAGTCTTTCCGGCACCGTTCGGGCCTGCGATGACGAGGATTTTCTTCTCGTTACTCACATCATCTCCCTGTTCAGCAAGTACAGCCGCAAGTAGAATGGTGCAGTATGAATCCCGTCGGGAGCGTTTTCCTCCTACCCGTTCCCCTTCTGCCCTTTTTCAATCTTCGCCCAGGCGTCTTTGAGCGTCACGGTCCGATTGAAAACCAGGGTCCCGGGAGCTGAGTCTGGATCAACGCAAAAATATCCTTGTCGCTCAAACTGATAGCGATTGCCTGCTGCTGCTGAAGCGAGACTCGGTTCAACGCGACACGCATGAACAACTTCTAGTGAGTTGGGATTCAACACGGTCGTAACGTCGTCCACCGCGCCAGGGTCTGGAACGGTAAACAGGTGGTCATACAATCGAGCTTCTACCGGAATCGCTTGGGCCGCGGATACCCAATGAATCGTGGCTTTGACTTTACGGCTCTCGGCGCTGCCCCCACTCCGGGTTTCGGGATCGTAGGTGCAATGCAATTCCGTGATTTCTCCTTGGGCATTCTTCACCACCGACTCACACTTGATGATATAGGCATAGCGTAAGCGCACTTCCCGCCCAGGGGCGAGGCGGAAAAACTTCTTGGGTGGATCTTCCATGAAGTCATCCTGTTCAATGTATACCTCGCGCGAAAAGGGAATCTTGCGTGTCCCCGCACTGGAATCTTCAGGATTATTGACCGCGTTCAACTCTTCGACCTGTCCTTCTGGAAAGTTATCGATGAGGACTTTCAACGGCCGGAGAACCGCCATTGCACGTGGAGCACGCTTATTGAGATCCTCACGGATTTCATGCTCCAACATGGCAACCTCCACCGTACTGTTCCGCTTGGCCACACCAATGGTTTCACAAAAGCTGCGAATCGCTTCTGGTGTGTAGCCACGTCGCCGCAATCCCTGAATAGTCGGCATGCGCGGATCGTCCCATCCACGAACATGCTTATCTCGCACTAACTGTAAGAGCTTGCGTTTACTCATCATCGTGTAGGTGAGATTGAGGCGCGCAAATTCAATCTGCTGGGGACGATCAGGCGTGTGGAGTTCATCAAGAAACCAATCATACAGCGGGCGGTGGTCCTCAAACTCCAACGTGCAGATCGAATGCGTAATCCGTTCAATCGCGTCAGACACGCAGTGGGCATAGTCGTACATAGGATAGATGCACCACGTGTTACCAGTACGATGATGCTCAGCTTTGAGAATGCGATACATGACCGGATCGCGCATGTTGATGTTCGGCGACGTCATGTCGATTTTAGCGCGGAGGGTGTGCGTTCCTTCGGCAAACTCCCCTGCACGCATGCGAGTGAAAAGATCAAGGTTCTCCTCGACAGAGCGGTTGCGATACGGACTCACTTTTCCTGCTTCGGTCAACGTCCCACGATAGGCTCGCGTTTCTTCGGCGCTGAGACTATCAACGTAGGCCTTCCCTTCGGTAATCAGTTGTACTGCATACTGATAGAGCTGCTCAAAGTAGTCGGAGGCGTAGAACTTTTTGTCGTGCCAGTCAAAACCCAGCCAACGGACATCCGACTGAATCGAATCCACGTATTCGACATCCTCTTTGGTTGGATTGGTGTCATCAAACCGCAAGTGACATACACCATTGTTTTCCAAAGCGATACCGAAATTGAGGCAGATCGATTTGGCATGTCCAATATGCAAGTAGCCGTTTGGTTCTGGGGGGAAGCGCGTGACGACGCGTCCGCCGTGTTTGTTCGATTTGTTGTCGGCCGCAACGATCTCGCGAATGAAATCCAGTGAGCGGGGGACCTCCGTTGCTGCCTCTCGTTTCTCTACTTTTCCTTCACTCATTGCTATGTCTCCTAAGCCAGAGTGCGTGACATTCGTACATTGTACGACGAGAGCATCGAGCCATGTCATTCTGAGCGCGGCGAAGCGTCTCTTTGAGAGACCCTTCACTGTGTTCAGGGTGACAACTCCGGTGTGCCAATCTTATGCCGTCTGAATGAGAGTTGCTATCGGAGTGAGCGAGCCTACACAGTCGCCAGCCCCAATCGCTCACGTT contains:
- a CDS encoding Zeta toxin family protein, whose product is MSNEKKILVIAGPNGAGKTTFAREFLPNEANCPVFVNADLIAAGLSPFQPEVAAVRAGRIMMQQIHEYVRRGTSFAFETTLSGRGYARLIPQWRQLGYIVKLFFLQLPNPEMAIARVRQRVRGGGHNVAADVVRRRFHAGLKNFDNVYKPLVSKWSVFDNSGPEPVLLEERANT
- a CDS encoding glutamine--tRNA ligase/YqeY domain fusion protein; its protein translation is MSEGKVEKREAATEVPRSLDFIREIVAADNKSNKHGGRVVTRFPPEPNGYLHIGHAKSICLNFGIALENNGVCHLRFDDTNPTKEDVEYVDSIQSDVRWLGFDWHDKKFYASDYFEQLYQYAVQLITEGKAYVDSLSAEETRAYRGTLTEAGKVSPYRNRSVEENLDLFTRMRAGEFAEGTHTLRAKIDMTSPNINMRDPVMYRILKAEHHRTGNTWCIYPMYDYAHCVSDAIERITHSICTLEFEDHRPLYDWFLDELHTPDRPQQIEFARLNLTYTMMSKRKLLQLVRDKHVRGWDDPRMPTIQGLRRRGYTPEAIRSFCETIGVAKRNSTVEVAMLEHEIREDLNKRAPRAMAVLRPLKVLIDNFPEGQVEELNAVNNPEDSSAGTRKIPFSREVYIEQDDFMEDPPKKFFRLAPGREVRLRYAYIIKCESVVKNAQGEITELHCTYDPETRSGGSAESRKVKATIHWVSAAQAIPVEARLYDHLFTVPDPGAVDDVTTVLNPNSLEVVHACRVEPSLASAAAGNRYQFERQGYFCVDPDSAPGTLVFNRTVTLKDAWAKIEKGQKGNG